gtctgtAGTGCCCGGCGGAGAGCGGCATCAGACTCCCTAGCAAGATCGGTTGATCTGAGACAACGCGGCGAGCAGACTAGGGGGGCgactttttttctttttgaggaaCCACGAGGGGGTGACTTTTTTTGAGCAACTTCTCGCCTGAAGCGACGTGGTAAAGGGCCGACCCAATAGCGTTGTTGGTTCAATTTTTTTAGTTCGTTATATATACTATATCGTTCGTTCACTCGATTTTgtttttttcattttcctttttttgatttttctttgttacatTAACAAAACTAAAATACATATATATTTTTAAAAAATCccttaattttgaaaaaaaaatgtgtgTGCAATGTTAAAAACATGTTGGTGCAACTTATAGAAAATGTTGATAGAATTTGAAAACAATGCTTCAACACATATTCAAAAAACAATGTTCAAAAACAtgtgtttaattttttttaaacatatagtgtaaaataaatgtttcagatgtatacaaaaaatgtaccatGTGTATGGCACAAGTAGACatcaaaacatgtatttgaaaaaatgctaatcattgtatttgaaaatgttaatcatATACTTCCtctatcccaaaattcttgtcttaaatttgtctaaatatgaatgtatcaagtcacattttagtattagatacatccgtgtgTAGAAGACGAGAATTTTGggccggagggagtattttttaaaAAGATTAAACAtgtaaaaaatgttcttgatgtatacGGATCTATATTTATTATTTACGAAAAATGATCTAGATGTATAAGAAAAATATGCATGCAAACAAACCTAGTCATCGGGTTGTTTTCCCTGCTAGTTGGGCTTGATGTGTATACATGGGTTTGTATCATGTTTGGGCCTAAATACTACCTCCACCCCACAATATAAAACAGCTTGCAAAAATATTTTTGAAGAGATGAAATAGAACCAAAGGTTCTATCTTTTTGATCAGAGGTTGAATCGATCATCAGAAGACGAATTAGGCCAAATATTAAGATACATTTTGGAAAAATGAAACTTCCATTGAAAAGAAGCAAAtgaaacattttcataaaaattctcGATTGAGGCAGTATTACTTATGGACCTCACTAACATGGACACATTCACAGGGGCCTCCGCTGTCCCGGCATCGCTAATGAATCAAGTGGACTACTTTGAAGAGCAAGCTTCATGCATCAATGACGTCTCGGATTATTGTTGCGAGATTAGTTATAGCATGGGGGTACACTTGGCCATTACTCTCTTGCTCTCAACTATGGGCTTTTTAAGACTTTTGCATTGGAACTCCTGCATATCAAGCATTGGaactccctctataaactaattTAAGACCAATTTTGCAGTTCAAATTGAACTACAAAAACATCTAACATTAGTGTACAGAGATTGTATTTTTTCTTTTATACTACACTAGTAGCTAGTCATATTCTCATGTTTTCCCAACCTGGCATAGTTGACACAAGATTAATTGTGTGGcgccaaaagaaaataaaaaatacaaCACCAGGAAATGTTATTATTATTAGGCCATTATGTTTGCTGTGTGAAAAAAATCTAATGAAATTTTCCTAGTAGGTCAACATACAAACGATATCAGTTCATTAACAAATATTCATTCAAAGAAACAAAAACTAGCTCCCAGCTACATGGAAGTACACTACTCGGGTGACTTTCCATTGATCATCGATTCACTGTCAAGAATCTCCAACAAACAAGTTCCATAACTCAACTAGCTGCTAGGGCCAAAACCAGGTCCAGATCAGAGGTCAGCTTTCTTGACAAGCTTTGTATAGATAATGCGACCATCCCTTGCAGAATTGCTCTCAGCAAGAGCAATTTGAACCATGTCCTGCAGACAGTGAACAACATGCCAGCGTTAGATGCCGGTCAAAAACATCCAAAagatggtcatcaaaacaagaaccGTTATTAGTGTTTTGCAGGATGTAAAACCCACACGACGTATGCATGCTGCAGCTCACCACCCCCAAAAGTGCAAGTATATCCAATTGACAAATACACCTTATTTTTTTCCATTGTGTACTCACTAATCGTTAATAGTTACCTATAACCAATCTAGGGTGTAGACGTATACTATCAAGCTAACCAGAAGTTAAAAGGTATCCATATTGAGGTGAGAACAGAACTGCTACTAAATCGTATATACAATTTTATTTCTTtaaaattcctaaggattccaaTACTGTGAATCAAAGGACCTAAGGATacaaatcctccaaaaatcctatagAATTCATTTGAATCAGAGGAGCATTTCAGCAAGAGGTGGTAAGTTAATTAGTGGGTGAAATTTCAAGACCAGATTGGAACAAATAAGTATCAAGTTCCAGAAGATATGGTAAAAAAGATAGTATGGAATTCAATGAACAGAGTCAATTGACTGACCTTCACATCCCTGTTGGATAAAAATTTCCCCAAGTTGTGAAGGATGCACCTTAAATCATCCACCTGCATTTGTAAAAATTATAAGAATAATGTCTTCACGTATCCAAATGACGAATTGCTTCCAAAAGAACAACGGTATCGCTTATTACACTACCTTTATATAACCAACTCTGTTTTGGTCGAAGTACCTAAAAGCCTATAGAGGGAAAAGAACATCATATGTTAGCAATAACCTGGGATCCATGTAACAGACAGAGTTTTAACTTTTAATGCAACTCCTAATCTCTTATACGAGGCAACAGCAAAATGTACCTGCAACAGGTCCTTATCAACCACATCATGTTTCGCTGAATCTCCTTTTTGTGAACCAGATATCTTTCCCTCCTTACCAACAGATTTCTCTTCAACTTCTTTCAAATCTCCTTTCTCTGCTACAGACTGCTTGTCCTCTTCTGCTTTTTCCAACTTAAGATTCTCCGTTGTCCTCTTTCCATCATCTTCTGCAGTTACCTCTTCTGGCTTGGTTTCTCTTTCGTTTGAGTTATCCTCATTCTGCAGCAGAGGTTAATGAATAGACAAAGGTAAGCACAGTTTACCCATAACTAGTTTCACAGCACCTACAAGCACACATTCCTTCTATGTTTTCTCCGCTTTTTGTTCTCTTTATTCTTTGTTTGCTCGGCTGCTAGCATGTACTCATCCACGATAGTAAGCTAGTAGCTCTACCTTTATTCTTTGTTTAACTTGATTGAATTTTCTATCGTTGAAAAGGCAGTAGAGAGAAAACAAACAGGAAGTACTTTGATCTCACATCTTGAAAATATAAATTTACCCTTACTGCTgtattttttgaattatttatatAAACTCAAGATATCCCCATCTTGATTGAATTTTCTATCGTTGAAAAGGCAGTAGAGAGAAAACAAACAGGAAGTACTTTGATCTCACATCTTGAAAATATAAATTTACCCTTACTGCTgtattttttgaattatttatatAAACTCAAGATATCCCCATAAGGCTGTTTCTGAAAAATGCCATATCCATGTCGCGTGTCCCATCATCACAGTGCCCACATCCCCAAATCAGTGATTCCtacgtacttcctccgtccgggtttattaggctggtcatagtgggaagtaacttatactagtgtcatgcatctgacactagtctaagttaccaccttcatagtgcaaagtaacatactaGTGGTGTCATATGTGGCTTCATTTAatggcttgtagactcatcttgtcttgagaAGCGctatgttaccacttctcattaactacgtgccacataagcaaaaatttctcgaagtgcgctatgttactacctaagttactcctactatgactagccttaggCCCGCTAGCCAAAACTCAGGTACCAAAGCAAGACATTAACGCTAATTATGTGTGATTTTGAAGCATGGGAAAGGCCAATCAGATTGGCTTGTAATTATAGCACGCAGCCGGTTGCCAGCTTTACTTTTGCATGCAGCCAATACATGCCCACGTCCAGCGCTATGGGCAGTTAATGGCATGCAGCAGGTTGCGCACGCCGTTTTGCATGCAGCTAATTAATCAGAAGTTTTAATGAATCTAGCGCGCATGCAGTGGAGAAGATCGAGGGAAATTAATTCAAGGCCTTATAAATCCAGACGCGGATGGCTGGCTCACgggcccaataaacccggacggagggagtactactttaaCTAGAGAAATCTCAATATCTATATTTTTATATTTATAGTGGTGTAAGCTCTCAAATATAATCCAGACGTAAAACTAGAGCAATTAGCCTTGACAAGTGAGCTAACACTACACTCCATAACAAGCTTGATGAGTTGGTGCTTGCAGCTTCCCACTACCCTTCAATTCTGTTGGAACTAATTGGAAATGTTCCACATGTAGAAATACATTATTTTACATGAGGGAACATGGGCAAATCAACAAGCATCCATGCTGTTATGAAGGAAAAGACCATCCGGTAATACAAAGAGTAGTTTCTTAAGCAACACGAGCTAATATACGGTCACTTCGCAGTTGTGTATATTATGTGTGGTGCAAAAGGGTACGGAGGATATATGTGTGCATTACCTGTGCTTCTGCCGGCTCTTCAGCAGTGGCATCATCCATGTCCTCGGCGCCTTCATATTCTACTTCATCGGGATCTTCTTCATATTCAGGATCTTCTTCCTCCATTTTCTCATCAGCTTTAGGTTCATCACAGGCAGCTGCTGACTGATCTGCGTCAATCTTTTCCTCACCCTCTTTCATCATTTCATCCTGGGCAGCATGATCTGTACTCATCTTCTCGTCATCCTCTTTTACCAGTTGCTCATGGGAAGCTGATGAATTATCACCAATTATCTTTTCTCCACCCTCTTTTATTGTTTCATCATTTTTACCTGGGTTACCTGAGGTACTTCCAGTTACATTTTCATCAGTTGTCTTTAGTCGCTTCTCCAAGGATATTGTGTCTTCCTTCTTTAGATCTTCCTCTCTTTGGCGCTTACGTTGATTCCTCCTCACAACATACTGCCTGTAAAGTTTCTGTGCGGACAAAACAAGCTACATGAGGAAAACTGAAAACAGATCACTACCAAAACCTACTGGATGCGGCTCTGCTTCCCTCATGAAGCAACCAATTCTTTGCTTTAGTACACTCCACAAAAATTACCATGAACTACCAGGTTACAAACTTCCAAGTCCCAATTTGGACCATTACAGGGAGCAATTATCCTAAAGTTTGGTAACAACATTGGTAGAATGGAGTCGGATTCTCAGTTATGCCCAAGCTACCCGACATTTTTCTTGCAAGCATACTCGGCTACCAAACTTCAAAGTAGATGGAAGTAGACTTGAATGAAAAGCTAACTGCTGATCGTGTGTCAAAGCTTACAAAGCATAGACaaagcacaaggaagttacctcaagaAAAGACAGGATCACACAACCCATTCTGTATTGAAGCATTTCGCTGAAAGACTCAGCAAACAAAGAAAGCTGAAAAGTAACAGAAGAACATATCAATCATAAATGTCAAGCCCCATGAGCATCACCACAAAAGCAATTTAGTAACTTCTTTGTGTTATATGCTCATAAATTTGGTAGCAGCCAAAAATACAGGACAGAGATATTTGCtgaagaaaaaaatgcagaggtagGGATCTCTTGTaatgacaattagcaaattattacaGAAGCCAGAGCAGAAAATGGACCTCAAATACAGACTCCTCTGTATCATTGGCGGTGTAGTCCAGGAGGCCATCCAATGAAAGGGATGTTGACCGGAGCTGCAAATGAAAACCATTCAATAAGATCTCGTAGGCAATAAGACCATGCTTGAATTATAGTTTATAGTATTATATGAAATAAAAAAGATAACTATATAGCATGATGACCATACTTTATATTCTTTGCTCTTTTTGGCCTGGAGAATGAATCCTGGGTGTTTAGGAGGTTCATCAGACTTCTTCTTTTCTTTGGTGTCAATGGGCGACTTTTTCTTTGAGTCCATCTTCTGGTCTTTATCCTTTGTTTCGTTGTCATCCGTTTTCTTGACACTCTTCCCGTCTGTTTCATCAATTTTTGGATCTTTCTGTTCCACAACTTCCTGCTGGTTAACCTTATCTGTATTTGCCTTTTGATCATCAGTCATTATGTCTCCCTTTATCTCCAGCTCCTGTTCTTTCTTCTGATTTGAGGTATCTTCAGCAGGAGTTTTCAATCCTTCTTCTTTCTTCTGGTTTGAAATATCCTCAGCTGGAGTTTTCAATCCTTCTTCTTTCTTCTGGTTTGAAATATCTTCAGCAGGAGTTTTCAATCCTTCTTCCAGCTTAGTCTGTGAATTCCCAGCGTCAGTGACGCCTTCAACAATCTTCTCCGGCTGCACATCCACATCTTGTTTACTTGCCTCAGCAGGTGCAGCAAGGGCTGTTGGCTCAGTCGCTGAAGCAGGAACTTTTCTTTTAACAATCCTGCGAATGACCTTCTTCTTCCCAGTTTTCTTAGCCTCAGGCTGTTGAACGATGCCAGCTCCCGCCTTCTCTTTCCCAAGATCCTCACTTTTCTGTTCAATGTGCTTTTCGACGGTTTTGCTCGCAGTTTCTGCCACAGCATTCTTGTCAACCTGAGGTGATTTATCCACTGGAGCTTCAGCAGTTGGCTTTTTTCGAACAACTTTCACAAccttttttattattttctttttcatGGGCTTTTTATCCTCAGTGACATGGTCAACAGAAGCATCACCAGAAGTGTTTTCTTCAACAACCCCCACCGTCTTCTCAACTTGCTTCCCAACATTGTCAGGATTCTTCCCACCATCACCAGCAAGATTGACATCTCCATCTTTGCCCTGCTCTTCCATATCAGCATCAATTTTCTCAATCTTGGCAGCACCATCACCCTCCTTCAGTTCCATTTCAGCATCAATTTTCTCAATCTTGGCAGCACCATCACCCTCCTTCATTTCCATATCAGCATCAATTTTCTCAATCTTAGCAGCACCATCACCCTCCTTCAATTGATCATTCGTACTTTTAGCATCGCTTGGCTCCTCTAAAACTGCTGACAAATAAACAAGGATTAATTATTTTATTCATTAGGCAAGGAAAAGGCAGTGAATGATAAGTGAGGGTCTTTCAAACCTTGTTTCTGTTCCTTTGGATCACCTGGGCTCTAAAATGCAACGGGAAGTAAGAACCATTAGTGCTGTTTCAGAAGAAAACAAAGTATGTTATAATAGTAACCACAAGCTTACCTTTTCCTTCTTCATAATCAGCTGCTCCCTTTCTATCTTTGATTTTCGGTATGCGATCCAGTTGTCCCTCCATATATCCATAGATGGTACGCATTCCGACAGGTTTGGCACAAACAGTACAGTAATTTCTTTGTGACTAAAAAGTCCATCATTGCCAACTCTGTTGTAATGGACCTGCAGTATAATGCATGTATTACATTATGCTGATGACTTCAGCAATAATAGCATGCCTTGAAAAGCGAATGACTTAATTACTGGAGTAAATGCTCTCATATTATCCTATGGAAGAGCCAATAAACCACATACGAATAGGGCTTGATATCGCAGTTGCAACTGACCAGTTACCAGTCATAATGTCTAATATTCTGATGGTTATTAGCACAAATATCCTTTGGAATATTGTCATTTCGGATAGGGGAGATTTTAAAGCACAAATAGCAGAGAAATGTCAAACAATTTAACAAGAAGCAAACTGATTGGTAAAGAGTCATAATGCAAATGTGCATTATATAGTTTTGGAATGATATATGTGTTTGCGCTTCTACAATTCAGAAGAGAATCCAGTTATGACCAGTTAAATAAAAGGTATATCATGGAAGGGTGATGTTTTCCATCTAAAGAAGACTATATTCAAGAAATACAGTTCCAAGAAGGTGCTGAGATAGATTTAGAAGTACCTCGAGGAAACGATTCCAACTGGTACAATTAGATAGATCGACTTGAACCAGTTCCTTCACATATCTGTCCAAGAAGAAGGGTTAGCAGAGTTGCAAGTCATCCatggtacatttacttgatgaaggcaTACCTGATAGCCGTTCGAATCAAGCAAGAACAGTCAACCACTGGATCTCCACCATCAAGTGCTGCATTCCAAGGGCCTCCAATAGCAAGAAGTGAACGATCCTTCTTGAATACAGCAAATTTTAAGATATTGTTCAAGTGCACCACTCGTTCCTCAGTACTTCTCATCGACGTTATGTCAGCAAAGGCGCCATTGCTCATACCGCTCATCAGAAGTACCTGCACATGGGCATATATGTAAGCACAGAAGGAAATTACTTCAAGATGGTTGGAGTTACCTTGTAAGGTAAAGACAGCATAACAAGTGCCTCTATATCCAGCCAACGTGAGATAGATTTTTTCTTTTTTGGATTACTTAAAAGCACTAAAAGCAAAACCCAAGCCAACGTCGACCCCAAGACAGACTCTTGTGATTTTTTACAATATCAGATGAGTAAATGCAATGGAAACATTCCTCCAGTTTCAACAAAAAAAGATTAGGCAAAGGCTAGGGGGTAAGCACGCGATGGGACTACCATGGAGACATATAAATACAAACACCGCAATAACTAGATTACATATGCAACATAAAATTGTACTAGCACAACTTTATTTTCTGAGACGTCTCTATGTCACAATGTGATGGAATGATGAAGAcctatgtttttaaggcgacgccttaccgccttagggagggggggcgctttggcgcctaggcgacgcctaggcgggcgctttggacgcctaggcgcccaaagcggtcgattttccaaagcggagggggagcgcttcgacgcctaggcgtcgcctaggcgtcGCCTTAGGGACGCTTTAAAAACATAGATGAAGACATATTTTTCATGCAAGGGAAATTCATCCTACCAAAAGCTAGAATTGGACTAGCATTTCTCAAAAGATTGCTCGAGGGGCAAGCATGATATCCAGGGGAAGACCATAACACCCTTGGATAGTGCAGGTCAGCAGCACAGGTTGCACTTCATGTACTTGCAAGCAATAATTTTCTACAAAGTGAGTATTAATGCCCACGACAGTTATATACCACATGCTTTCTACAAGTATTGCTATAGCATGTACAATGACATAATTCATTCAAATAAACACTATCTCTACTTATTGTGGGAGCTACTACTCAAATCAACTACAACTTAATATAGTTCATACTTCAAAATGAACACAACATTATAAACAAAAAGACCTTTGCATTCCAAATCGTTTCAGGGGTCTTTGTGCTTGATGTATTCTCAGAAGAGACCAGTGCGCTTTCATCAGCTTTATCGTCATCTTCACAGATGGCATGCTCCAGGCTATTTTACAGCAACACAGTATAAAACATGTCATTAATAGGAAGCTCAAGAACATTTAGCAAGAAAACCAATAGAACAGTACATGTATCTACTTATGTAGTCCCAATAGAAAAGCATACCTCACTGGTGTATGCAGCGAAAGATTTAGGCTTTCTTTAGCCCAGTTCAAGACAATCTACAGAACAAGTAAATCACAAATAAGCAAGGCAAAAAAAAATCTACAGTACCATGATTTCACGTTAAGCTTTGATCATCAACATTCATGAATAGAATGTCAAACCTTAGAAAAATCTGGAATAACTGATAGCCTAGGATATCTTTTTGTCAAAGATAAACAGTCTCTCTCCTCATCCACCAAACGAAATGGCAAAACCTGCACCAGACAGCCCAATTAGCAATGAGTTCCTATTGGGCATCAGACTAAAACTGCTGCATAACTGAACATACTAAATATGATGTTTGCATATAAAGGAGGCGGAGAGAAATGGAGGATGGAAAACATCTCCGTGATTGCTCAATCATATCCACTCTGGTGCAATCTATGCTTAAGGTGTGAATAGTCTTACAAGTTATCCAAATTGGAAGAATAAAGAATGAGAGATCTCCAGACAAGTGGCAACAGAAAAGAGAAAGTGGCTAGGAAGGCAAAAACAAGGATTGGTGTAGATAGATGGGTAAGTGGAACCAGAATCTCTCAGATATTAGTTCTGAGAGTGGACGTATAAGTTTGCAAAGATCTCAGGGTTTACAAGGACAGCAGTGAAGGAAACTGGAGACCAGAGTGCATCAAGGAGGCACGTAAAGAATTAATACTATCAATTGATTTTTGCAAGAACACTGTGACAAACACAACTGTTCGTTTACCTTGCACAAATATTCTCGCTTTATTTCTTTAATAGGTGAACGATGCCTTCAGGACAACAAACGAAAGTGTTAGTTTAAAAGGCTGCACCAAAGACGAAGCGCATCCACAAAGCTATAGAGAACATGGAGACACCTATGCACAGCATCACGTCGAGGTGAAAGGCGCCGCAAAGGCTTCTCAGACCTAACAGAAGAAGAACGTCGTCGATCACCAGGGGTTCTAGGTGGAGTGCGCTCACGCCTTGAATCAGCTACATGCTTCTTGTTCCGCTCCTTCTCCTTCTCGCGGCGCTCGCGAAGACGTTCTCTTTCATGTTCCCTTTGACGCTCCCGCTCCCTTTCTCTTTCACGTTCCCTTATTCTTTCACGGTCCCTTTCCCTTTCACGTTCTCTTTCTCTTTCACGGTCTCTTTCTCTTTCACGGTCTCGAAGGTCTCGCAACTCCCGTTCCCGTTCCCGTTCAAGCTCCTTTTCCCTTTCAAGTAGCAGATCCCTTCGACGTTCCTCATCTCTTAGATCCAGCTCACGACGATAACCAATCCGGTCAATTGCACGTTCATCGACCATGGAGATGCCTTGACGTGCACGGGGTAAGATGTTGTCACGGTAATCAGAATCTGAAGATGGATGGAGAAGGCCTTTCCCCGAGGCATAGTCACGACCAGGGGGCAGACTCATCCCATAACCACTGCTTGATGATCCTTGCCCATAGCCAAGACTATCAATGTTTGTCCTAGGGGCGCCACCCAACAATGATGATGTCTGTTGTCCTCCATATGGAACATTCCCAAGAATGGACAAGTTGCGATGGTCAGCTTCAGCCCTTCCATATGTACCAATTTCCTGAGATTCTTGATGGATTGGAGCGGACCTTCCTGCAAAGTAATCGGCTTGTCTGCCAGAAATGCATACTTTACTCAGTGCATGTGCTATGTTTTGTTGCAGTGATAAAACACACGAAGGATCGCAAATTTTAGCTTTCCAAAAGTGCCGGTGGCATACATTAAAATAACTAACAAATTTTAGTCCTAAGAAGAGATGTTTGGAACATGCAGATAGTCATTCATTTGATGCACTTTTTAAAGTGAGAATGATTATGGTCTACCATGTGGACAAAAAACCTGAACAACATATATGACCTGGCTCTGGCTGTGAGCTAACGTACCTCATATCAGACACAGGCGCCAGCTGAGCTTTCAGAAGTGGCTGATGGCGCATTGTTGAACCCTGAAAAATTAACAGAATAGAATTAATTATTAGCTATAACAGACAGCATTAAATGGCGCAGAACGTAGTTTTGCAAGGGAAAGAACACTACCTGCTCTACACGGTCATGAATCTGAGATATAAAAAAGGTGGTCATAAGATTAAGTTCGCTAAATTAAATAATTCAGGGGGAAAGCCCCAAAAAAAGTGAGCACACATTATTGACCTGATGGGCTGCAGGTATATGATCAGGATATCTTCTATCCAAATCAGTAAGGCCATCCCTCCTGCCAAGATTAGCTGAGTGTTCACCATACATTCTTCTCTCTGATGTGTAATCGGTACCATACTGGTCTAGCTTCTGTGCATATCCACGCACAGCCATATAGTCATCGTTTGGTCTTGCCAAGTTAGACCCTGCAGATCCAGATGAGAACTTGGATGACTGAGATAGTGAAGATGTATGAGGTGGCAGGCTAGGAAGACTAGAAGAATCCGGACCTTTGCCACCAACTCCCCCAACCTGCAAAATGTTTAACCAGATATTCAGTTAAGATATCATGCACAGAACTCATGAAACAGTTGTGCCACTTGAAACTAGAAGGAGGTGAGATCTGACCATGGAAGAAAGTAATCAACATACAATACAGCTGAAACAAAGAGACGAGATGGACACTGAGACAAGGCCTAAAAAGTGCAAACTGAGAAATAGCAAAAGAAAAagacatgaatggttaacagaaatCTCTTCCTGGTGTCCGCTCTTCATGGTACGAACTACTGGTAAAGTGACTTAACGCGTTAAATCTGATAAAATGCACAAAATTACAAATATTATGTGAAGGCAAGTATATATAAGTTTATATTAAATGACGCACGAGATAAATTCAGCCCAGGAACAGCTTCTTAACCTAAAAGAGTATGTTTATGTTAATTTTTCCCCAAATCATTTGATTCCTTGATATACAGATAAGCTATGTGATACTACGTGACTACCAACTACAGTGCTAGTGGACTAGCCAGCAAATTATTCCAGCACTTGATCTGTTCGCTGCTTCGAGGTACTGCTATGACACCAAGCCAGTTAACATAGCCAACTCACATAAATATGCACTCCTTATCTAAAAGAGGACCCAATTTGTTAAATTCTGAAATATGCACTCTAGCATTGCTTGTTTCAAAAATATCGAATATGACATGCCTGGTGCAAGCTCGGTTGTTTTGATGGTGCATCGTCATAAATGCAATGATAATTGGTCAAACCATATTCTACTCTGTCCTGCCATTAATCAGTATGGTAGGGGCATTCACATAAATGAAATGATAATTGGTGGGATCTATTATATTTTGCCATATTCTTATTTGGAGACAAGAAAAACTTGCAAAATGAAACAGACATCAAATCACCTGGTAATTACGCGGCACAAAGAATGAAACAGCAACAACACAATGCTGACCTTGGGATTATGTAGCTGTAGATAAGTGCTACAGAATCAATCCATTGTTTCCTATCTGTGGTGGAAAATCAGAAATATATCTAGTTTGCAAAAACCCTCAGAAGTCTCTAACACCACTAAACCGTCCGGGCATGATCTGACAGACCTATGCAGGGGAGGGGCAAGGTGGAGGAGATGGCTTGAGGGCAACCTTTACTTGCGATCCTTCAGATTCTTGCAGTTTTAAGCTGAAGCTTAAACCTCACTA
This portion of the Triticum dicoccoides isolate Atlit2015 ecotype Zavitan chromosome 7A, WEW_v2.0, whole genome shotgun sequence genome encodes:
- the LOC119330516 gene encoding protein SHORT ROOT IN SALT MEDIUM 1-like isoform X1, which produces MFPPKGPNPYGQQPPYGGQQSYGGQIPGSSGFGASAAAGARAGQGAAGQYGGPYASVYGTQQVGGVGGKGPDSSSLPSLPPHTSSLSQSSKFSSGSAGSNLARPNDDYMAVRGYAQKLDQYGTDYTSERRMYGEHSANLGRRDGLTDLDRRYPDHIPAAHQIHDRVEQGSTMRHQPLLKAQLAPVSDMRQADYFAGRSAPIHQESQEIGTYGRAEADHRNLSILGNVPYGGQQTSSLLGGAPRTNIDSLGYGQGSSSSGYGMSLPPGRDYASGKGLLHPSSDSDYRDNILPRARQGISMVDERAIDRIGYRRELDLRDEERRRDLLLEREKELERERERELRDLRDRERERDRERERERERERDRERIRERERERERERQREHERERLRERREKEKERNKKHVADSRRERTPPRTPGDRRRSSSVRSEKPLRRLSPRRDAVHRHRSPIKEIKREYLCKVLPFRLVDEERDCLSLTKRYPRLSVIPDFSKIVLNWAKESLNLSLHTPVSLEHAICEDDDKADESALVSSENTSSTKTPETIWNAKVLLMSGMSNGAFADITSMRSTEERVVHLNNILKFAVFKKDRSLLAIGGPWNAALDGGDPVVDCSCLIRTAIRYVKELVQVDLSNCTSWNRFLEVHYNRVGNDGLFSHKEITVLFVPNLSECVPSMDIWRDNWIAYRKSKIEREQLIMKKEKSPGDPKEQKQVLEEPSDAKSTNDQLKEGDGAAKIEKIDADMEMKEGDGAAKIEKIDAEMELKEGDGAAKIEKIDADMEEQGKDGDVNLAGDGGKNPDNVGKQVEKTVGVVEENTSGDASVDHVTEDKKPMKKKIIKKVVKVVRKKPTAEAPVDKSPQVDKNAVAETASKTVEKHIEQKSEDLGKEKAGAGIVQQPEAKKTGKKKVIRRIVKRKVPASATEPTALAAPAEASKQDVDVQPEKIVEGVTDAGNSQTKLEEGLKTPAEDISNQKKEEGLKTPAEDISNQKKEEGLKTPAEDTSNQKKEQELEIKGDIMTDDQKANTDKVNQQEVVEQKDPKIDETDGKSVKKTDDNETKDKDQKMDSKKKSPIDTKEKKKSDEPPKHPGFILQAKKSKEYKLRSTSLSLDGLLDYTANDTEESVFELSLFAESFSEMLQYRMGCVILSFLEKLYRQYVVRRNQRKRQREEDLKKEDTISLEKRLKTTDENVTGSTSGNPGKNDETIKEGGEKIIGDNSSASHEQLVKEDDEKMSTDHAAQDEMMKEGEEKIDADQSAAACDEPKADEKMEEEDPEYEEDPDEVEYEGAEDMDDATAEEPAEAQNEDNSNERETKPEEVTAEDDGKRTTENLKLEKAEEDKQSVAEKGDLKEVEEKSVGKEGKISGSQKGDSAKHDVVDKDLLQAFRYFDQNRVGYIKVDDLRCILHNLGKFLSNRDVKDMVQIALAESNSARDGRIIYTKLVKKADL